In the genome of Streptomyces sp. NBC_00259, the window ATGAGGTCGAGGGTGGGGCCGATGCCCTGGGCGTACGAGGCGATCCACCGCAGGCCCTCGGGCTTGACCAGGTCCGCGACCGTGCGCGGGTCACCGGCCTGGACGAAGTCCCACGGCCGGGAGCTCGCTCCGGAGAGCAGGACGACACGGGGTGAGTCCACGAGTTCCGCGAGCCGCTGGATGCTGCTGGGTTCGAACGACTGGAGGAAGACGGCCGAGTTCGCGCGGTGCCGGCCGTGGCGGCGCAGCAGCTTCGCCAGCCGCTCCTCCAGGCCGAGGCCGATACCGCGGAAGTAGGTGGGGTGCTTGGTCTCGACGTGCAGCCACACCGGCCGGCCGCGTCGACGGCCCTCCCGCTCGGCCCAGCGCAGCACCTCCTCGAAGGAGGGGATCTCCCAGCGCCCGTCGTAGAGGGTGTTCTCCTGGCGGCTGGCCGGAATGCGCTCCGTGGCGCGCAGGGTCTTCAGCTCGGCGAGCGTGAAGTCCTCCGTGAACCAGCCGGTGAGACTGATGCCGTCGACGGACCTGGTCGTCCTGCGGGAGGCGAACTCGGGACGGGAGGCGACGTCCGTGGTGCCCGTGATGTCGTTCTCGTGACGGCAGACCAGATGTCCGTCCTTGGTGGGCACGAGGTCCTGTTCCACGACGTGCGCGCCCATGTCCAGGGCCAGCTGGTACGAACCGAGGGTGTGCTCCGGGCGGTAGCCGCTCGCGCCGCGGTGCGCGATGACGGTGGGCACGGGCAGCGAGCGGAAGCCGGAGCCGTGCCCGTGTCCCCGGGCCTCGTCTCCGTGCCGTTCCTGTCCGTGCGCGGCCGGGGCACCACCGATCCCGAGGGCCGCCGACCCGAGCACCGCCGCGCCCAGGAGCGTCCGCCGCCCGGGGGTTCTTTCCGCACCCTGTGTCATCAACTTTCCTCCGTTGGAGATTGTGATGTCCGGCACCTGATCGCCGATGAATTCGCGGCGGACCACGCTAGGCGCCGACGTGTTACGTGCGGGAGACCCAGGGCAAACGCGTCCCAAACTCAGGTCAACACTGTGTATCCGCTGCGTGAACCCGATGTGCGCATGGGCGGCACCCGCGAGTATCGTCCTCACCTGCAGAGACTTCGCCGGCCGTACCCGCCCGCCCCTGACACCGGAGGACCCGTTGTCCCGCTTGTCGCTCATCAAGGCAGTGCTCGGACCGATCCTGCGCCTGATGTTCCGCCCGCGCGTGGAAGGCGCCGAGAACATCCCCGGGGACGGCCCGGTCATCCTCGCCGGCAACCACCTCACCTTCATCGACTCGATGGTGCTGCCGATCGTGTGCGACCGGACGGTGTACTTCATCGGCAAGGACGAGTACGTCACCGGCAAGGGCGTCAAGGGCCGGCTCATGGCGTGGTTCTTCACCGGCGTCGGCATGATCCCGGTCGACCGGGACGGCGCGAACGGCGGGGTCGCGGCGCTGATGACCGGCCACCGGGTGCTGGAGGAGGGCAGGATGTTCGGCATCTACCCGGAGGGCACCCGCTCCCCCGACGGCCGCCTCTACCGGGGCCGCACGGGCATCGCCCGGCTCACCCTGATGACCGGCGCCCCGGTCGTGCCGTTCGCGATGATCGGTACGGACAAGCTCCAGCCGGGCGGCGCCGGCCTGCCGCGCCCCGGCCGGGTGACGGTCCGCTTCGGCAAGCCGATGGAGTTCTCGCGCTACGAGGGCATGGACCGCGACCGCTATGTGCTGCGGGCGGTGACGGACTCGGTGATGACCGAGGTGATGCTGCTCTCGGGCCAGGAGTACGTCGACATGTACGCCACGAAGGCGAAGGCGGCCTGAACGACCGGCCGTCGGCCGGGAGCCGGCGCAGCCGCCCGGAGCCTGCGAGACGCCCCGGCGCCTCGCAGGCGAGAACGGCGGACGCAAGCGCCGCGCGGGGCGGCTACGGGTGCTCGACGCCGTCCGCCAGCTTCTGGCCGCGCAGCAGGAACCACGCGGCGACCGCGGTGGCGAGCAGCACCGCCGCGCCGATGCCCGACGCGAGGCGGAGCCCGTCGACGAACGCGTCCTGCGCCGCGCCGATCAGGGCCGCGCCCTGCTGCGCCGGCAGCTCGGTGGCCGCCTCGACCGCCCCGCCGAGCGATTCACGGGCCGCGGACACCACGTCCGCCGGCGCCCCGGCCGGTGCGGCGAAGTCCCGGTAGACACCCGTCACGATCGAGCCGAGCATGGCGATGCCGAGCGCCGCGCCCAGTTCGTACGCC includes:
- a CDS encoding lysophospholipid acyltransferase family protein codes for the protein MCAWAAPASIVLTCRDFAGRTRPPLTPEDPLSRLSLIKAVLGPILRLMFRPRVEGAENIPGDGPVILAGNHLTFIDSMVLPIVCDRTVYFIGKDEYVTGKGVKGRLMAWFFTGVGMIPVDRDGANGGVAALMTGHRVLEEGRMFGIYPEGTRSPDGRLYRGRTGIARLTLMTGAPVVPFAMIGTDKLQPGGAGLPRPGRVTVRFGKPMEFSRYEGMDRDRYVLRAVTDSVMTEVMLLSGQEYVDMYATKAKAA
- a CDS encoding glycerophosphodiester phosphodiesterase, whose protein sequence is MTQGAERTPGRRTLLGAAVLGSAALGIGGAPAAHGQERHGDEARGHGHGSGFRSLPVPTVIAHRGASGYRPEHTLGSYQLALDMGAHVVEQDLVPTKDGHLVCRHENDITGTTDVASRPEFASRRTTRSVDGISLTGWFTEDFTLAELKTLRATERIPASRQENTLYDGRWEIPSFEEVLRWAEREGRRRGRPVWLHVETKHPTYFRGIGLGLEERLAKLLRRHGRHRANSAVFLQSFEPSSIQRLAELVDSPRVVLLSGASSRPWDFVQAGDPRTVADLVKPEGLRWIASYAQGIGPTLDLIIPRDASGRLGTPTTLVRDAHAKGLILHPYTMRNENSFLPADFRRGTDPNAYGDAFGAFKVYFDQGIDGIFTDNPDTGLLARGDFVDGRRP